A segment of the Echinicola strongylocentroti genome:
AAACATGGAAGTGTCGGCCACCACGGGTTCCCCAGGGCTAAAAGAGTCTTTCCTTGGGTGGACAGAAGCTTGGCCAACGCATGACTTGATCGCCGATTATTTGGTAGAAGACGTGGACGGAATGGCCAAAAGATGGGATCAAACTAGCTTTTTTAATGACTTTCAGGCAAATGGAGGGTATTTATCAGATGCGATTTATAATGAATACCGGGATGATCGATTTGATGCCTCTATTTTGTATGATTCCACCTATTTGTTTTCCAATCTAGTAACTACCCGTATCGGCGGCAACCTGTATTATGCAGAAAGTACCAAAGGAACCAATAGGTCCACTCCTTCTGGATATTTTGTGAAAAAAGGCATTTATGACATTACAGGATATAAGGCAAACGTTCATTCTCCATATGCACAGGCGATGATGCGATTGGGACGGGCCTACTTAAACTATGCAGAAGTAATGTTGCGCCTTAACAATATCGCCGTCGCTGTCGAATACATCAATAAAACCCGGACAGTGCATGGGGGCTTGCCTGAGTTGTCCAATAGCTTATCTCTGGAAGAGACTTGGGAGTACTATAAAATAGAAAGAAGGGTAGAGTTGTTTTTTGAAAATGACAGGTACTGGTCGCTTCTGAGATGGGGCAAGGAAGATGGCGGGAATGTCATCCCAGAACTTAATGATAAGCAATACAAATTTTTTGAAATTTCCGCAGATGGTAAGTCCTACGATATCAGAAACGTATTCCTTAACCCTTCTGCCCATAAAAAGCGATTTTCTATTAAGCGGTATTTGTTTCCAGTACCCGAGAACGAGAGAGTATTAAATGAAAAATTGGACCAAAACCCAGGATGGTAAACCTACTTTATTATGAATAGATTTATAAAAAACATATCAATTTGCTGTACTTCAGTTTTGCTTTTAAGTGCTTGCCTTCAATCAGGGCTGGAAGAGCTGCCGGCATTTGAAGAGGCCGATATTACCAACTTTAGGTTTGAGTATCGGTGGATAAATGAAGAAGGCAATTATCCCCAGTTAAATGTTCAAGGTCTTGAAACCCTGACAGAGGTGGATGCTACATCAGGTACGGTTACCTGTGTAGTCAAAGTGCCCAATGCCAGTCAGGATTTTCCTGAAAGCATCCGGAGTCAAGTAGCGCTGTCAGAGCTGGTCGGTTTTGCAGATATATCCAATGCCTCCACGATCCAACCGACCGACGGAGCCCCTGTCTTGGGCCAATTGGCGGATTTTTCCCAAGGGCCTTATGAATACGAAATCACAGCAGCCAATGGAAACAAGAAAGTCTGGATATTGGAAATAGCTGGTTTTGAGAAATAACTATTTTGATGGCTCCGGTGCTGCTTCTCCATGTGGGAAGCAGCACCGGGGCATTGTCCACCCATTAACTATTCCTTTGTAGAATATTACTATCATGAAAAGAAGAAAGTTTTTCAAACATACTGCCGGAGCAGGATTATTGACAGGTTTACTGCCCATTTCGATAGTGGCAAAAGATGATCCTGAAAACCTCGGCAAGAGAACGAATGATCACTGGAAACAAATGGGCAAGGGAAAGGTGGGTATGCCCAAAAGACAAAAAAACCTCCAGTATGATGTAGCTGTTATTGGCGCAGGGATGGCTGGCATTAGTGCAGCAGTGGCGTCTGCGAGGAATGGCGCCAAAACCGTTTTGGTAAATGATCGCCCTGTTTTGGGCGGGAATGCCAGTAGTGAGATCAGGGTAACGGTCAATGGTGTACAGTCACTGAAAAACAAGCACCGTGTAGAAAGAGAAACAGGAATTATTGAAGAAATATTGATAGACAATTCGTTTTACAATCCTCAGGAAAGCTACCCTGTGTGGGACCATGTCGTGTATGATTATGTGACCAAGGAACCAAACCTGGACGTGCTCCTCAATACGCAGGCTATAGACGCGGTAATGCATGATAGGAAAAACATAAAAAGTGCCATTTGTTGGCAATTGACCACTGAAACAGCCATTACCATTAATGCGGATTACTTTATTGATTGTTCTGGAGATGGGCTGTTGGCAGCTACTGCAGGTGCTGAATACCGGACAGGTAGAGAGGCGAGAGCTGAATTTGACGAGTCATTTGCCCCCGAGATAGCGGATGGATGGCAAATGGGCGCAACATTGATGATGATAACCAAAGATATGGGCAGGCCTGTGCCATATTATCCACCTGCTTTTGTACTTCCATTTAAATCGGATAAAGCAAAAGAGCGAAACATAAAACAGCTCAAGGAAGGTTATTGGTGGGTAGAGTTGGGGAGTGATGAGGATATCATTGCCGATCAGGAGACCAATAGACATAAACTTATGGGGTATATGCACGGGGTATGGGATTATATAAAGAACTCAGGCAACTTTCCCGATGCAGATAATCTCGCATTGGACTGGGTAGGGTCTTTGCCCGGTAGGAGAGAATCTCGTCGGTTTATGGGGACTATATTCTGTCCCAAAAAGATATGGAAACCTACAAGCATTTTTATGACGCCGTATGTTATGGTGGATGGTCTTTGGATGAACATAACCCGGGGGGAATTGAAAACCTCAGTGAGCCGCCAAGTTACTTTCATGATCGGTTTGAAAAACCATATGAAATCCCTTTTAGGAGTTTATACAGTAAGAATATCACCAATTTATTGTTTGCTGGGCGAAATGTGAGTGTTACACATATTGCCCTAAGTTCTACACGTATCCAAGGGACTTGTGCACTCATGGGGCAAGCAGTAGGAACGGCAGCAGCTTTATGTCATTCCCACCAGCTATCTCCCCGGACACTGGCACAAGACCATATCGAGATGCTTCAAGAGCAATTGCTGAAGGATGATGTCTATATCCCCAACAGGCCAGCAAGGGATGGCAACGACTTGGCCAAAACCTGTGAGGTGATTTTTGGAGACTCTACTGCATCTGGAGACGCCAAACTCCTCTTGGATGGAGTGTCAAGAGATGAGATCGATAACATCCATCACTGGGAATCGTCCGCTTGTCCAGCCAAACTACAACTGGAGTGGATATCCCCACAAGAGATCAGCCAGGTGCTGATTAAAGCTGATTCCAACCTCCAGCGCAAGATCATGATGCATAAAAATCCCGAAAAAAATGAAGGTCAGGTGCTGGCTGTTCCCCCAGAACTCGTGAAAGAGTTAACCTTGGAAGCGAGGATCGGAGGGAAATGGCAACCTGTGGCTCATCTAAAGGAAAATAGGAGGCGATTGATCAAGTTAGGTTTTGATCCCATAAAAACGAATGCAATTCGGGTAAACGTTGAGGCAACCTGGGGTGCAAATCACGTAAAGCTATTTGAAATAAGATGTTATTCCTGAGAACAGTACTGTTTACGATTTTATCCCTGCTCCACTCAGTAGAAGCCTATAGTTACCAAAAAGATACCACGAGCAGGAAGATTGCGCTTACCGTTGACCATCCTGCTTTTATGGATGGTCCCAGAGAAGTTTCCTTGGTCCAGGTAGATGAAGAGCAAGCTGCTTCTTATTTCTACATGACAGTAGAGTCCGTATTATGTGCTGACCATATCTGTAAAGTGGTTCCTGTAAGGCTCTATTGGGATAGTTTTGGCAACTATATCAAGTACAGGCTGGAAGAGGGAGTCACCTTGGAAAAAGGAGACGGGCAGCCGTTTGATGAGGATGATTATATAAAACTGGACGAGATATTGACCAATAAAAATGCTGCTTTACGGAGCCTCGCCTATTCGGATATTATCCAGACCAAAGTCCATGGTGAAGTGGATGCCATGTCAGGCGCCACGGCTTTGATTCTTCCCGACGACGAATCAATAGAAGGTGCCACTTGGACATGCTATACCCTATGGCACTGGGTACATGGTGAAATGCATCATAAGGTACGCGAGATATATGCCGCTACCTTGGACCAACAACAACTGGTCGCCATGCTAGGACTTAACGATAAGGAAAAGGTAAAGTTTGCCTATGAATCGTTGGCCCGACTCAATGAACTGGATAATGGTACCAAAGCAATATTGTTGGAAAGTGCGCAAAGCTGGGATAAGGAAATTGCAGCCATAATTTGTCCAGCAATGCAAAATTGGCATGTAAGTTTCCAGACGGGATTGGCTCAAGAGCTCCTATCCAATCCCAGTTCTTCTGCCAGGCTACTGACGCTGGATGCAATAAGTGAAAATAAAGAACTGTCCTCTTTTCGGAGCCTTCTCCTAGGACATATTGGCTCGACGGACAGTTTTTTAGAGGTGGATAAGACTATAGAGATGATGGGGAGGTACGGGGAATTGTACGAAGGAGAGGTGGATGCCCTCCAAGAAGTGATGCTTCGGGAGAATTTCCTTATCGCCAGAAGACTGTTCTATTTTTTGAAAGATCAGTCCATGACCCGTGGTCAACAGGAAATAATGAAGGAGTTTGCCCATGAAAATACAGAGAGGTTATAAAACCTGATTGTTGTTAACTTAAAATATAATAGATGTTGAAAGTATCTTTCTTAAGATTAGGTGTTGTTTTTGCCTTCCTATGTTTGGGATGTGCCAAGAGTAAACCGGTCAAAAAGCCAAACATTATCTTTATACTAGTAGATGATCTTGGTTACGGAGATGTGGGATTTAATGGTTCTAAGTATTATGAAACGCCAAATATTGATAGGTTAGCGGGAGAGGGGCTAATATTTGATCAATCCTACATGTATCCTACATGCTCGCCCTCGAGAACGGCTATTTTTACCGGAAAGCAAAGTTTCAGAACGGGAGTCTATACCGTTCCTGTTTTGGAAAAAGGAACCGCACAGGAAAATATCTTTAGCAGATGGACTGTTGGAAAGGAACATGAAATTTATGCCGAAGTATTGGCTCAGCAAGGATATAAATCCATTCATCTTGGCAAATGGCATATAGTAGGGCCATATCCTGAGGCAGAATTGCGAATGGATTGGCCGATCCAACATAAGCTAACCCAGCCCGATCCAGGCGATTTCTCATGGCTTGAAGCACACCGTAAGCCATTCGTTCAGCAGTTTTATCCAACAGGAAGGGGATTTCTCAAGAATGTTGGGGGTACATTCAGGGGAGATCCGGCCTTGGAAAAAGGGGGCTATCACAGTTATACTGGAGGATATAGGGCGCCATTCAGCAATCCTTTTATTGCCCCAAAGCCAGATGATGAGTGGTTGACAGATAGGCTGACAGATGATGCCGTAGCTTTTATGAAAGAAAACCGGTCTGCTCCTTTCTTTGTCAACCTTCATTATTATACAGTACACCGGCCCATAAAGTCCAGAAATGAAAAATTATTTAAGTACTACATGGATAAAAACGGCGATCCTGTTACTGGGCAAGGGATGGGTAAAAGAAAAGAAACGATGGCGGCATATGCGACCATGATCAGCTCGCTAGATGAAAACGTGGGTAGGTTGGTGGATTTTCTTGACGAGCATGGATTACGTGAAAATACATTGATCGTCTTTTCATCAGATAATGGCTACAATGGAGGACAGAGCAGTAACCACCACCTTAGAGGAGCAAAAGGGGAAATTTATGAAGGGGGAATAAAGGTGCCTACTTTTTTTAACTGGCCAGGTGAGGTAAGGCCTGCAAGGACCGATAGACTCTTACATGCTGTCGATTATTTCCCTACATTTTTGGATTTGGCAGGGGTTCCATTGAACGAGAAAATAGACGGAAAATCGGTCAAACCACTTTTCCGCAGCGATACTTACGAATCGAGTGAGGAGGCACTTTATTGGCACTTGGCGAGCCAATACAAACATGGTACTTGTTCGGCCATAAGGAAAGGAGACTATAAATTGATTCAATTTTTAAAAGATGGTGAGGTAGAACTGTATGATTTGGCCAATGATCCGCTGGAAACAGAAAATGTTGCAGATCAGATGCATGGTAAACGTCAAGAGCTTGTGGATGAATTGGTAGAGTGGCGGAAAAGCAATAAGGTTCCCCTTCCTCCAAATTCCACTTTAGAATATTAATTAGGTAATGATCACAAACCATACATGGTAAATGAATTCTAGAAGAAATTTCATAAAGTCTGCGGGGCTGAGCTCATTGTTACTAGGCACAAATACCGGACTCTCACTAGGCAACACTGTGGGAAAAAAAGTATCAGGCTCAGGAAGTGTACCTGGCCAAGCGATTTCTGTAAGGGAATTTATGGTGGAAGGGCCACTTTTTTGTCCATATCATAGCGTTGGTGCCGGTGTTCCTAAGGGAGGCTGTCAACAATACTACCATGATAGGCCTTTTGTGCACAATCCATTTACCCTGCCTGCTTCAGGAATGTCCGGCTCTCCGGTGATCATGGACGTTACTGGTAGGTTTTTCGGATTCAAAAACACCGTTGGTTTTCAAGCTTCAGAGTTTGAATTTGATGGAAGGAATACCCTTAAAGTACATATTCCGGCTGGACAGGAGTTGTTTGTGGACGAATCAGGTAACAGTGATTTGGCTTGGAAAGCGTATAATAAAGAAATGATGGAGCGACTTTCCTTTAGGTCTCCAGCCTTTATTCCTGGATTTTGGAAAGACTTGGAGTATTGTACATGGGTGGAGCAAAAATACCTGGCTCAAGAGCGAAAAGGTCAATTCCGTAACCTCAATGCTGATTTTGTAAAGAATTATCTAAAGAAAGTAAGAGAACTGGGCTACCCCACCGGTAAGTTTACCCTAGATCATGGCTGGGCCAGGTTTCCAGACGGCGATGTTGATTCCGGGTTTGGTAGTTGGCAGCCGGACAAAACGTTGTTTCCCGATTTTGAGCGCATCATTGACCATATCGCTTCAGCAGGATTTACCCCCGGTATCTGGGTAGGCTTCCCTAAAATCCAGATGAATAGTACTGCTGCAAAAATATACCCTAACTTATTGGGAAATTGGGGAGCCGAAAGCAGTAGCTATGATCCATCAGAGGTAAGGTACCTTAATCCGTACGCCAACATATACGATTATGCACATGAGGTTTTTGCTCCCTTGATCAAAACGGGTATAAGAAAACTGAAGATAGACATGTCTTATAATACCAAATCGGACATGTTATTGATCCATAGGGAGATGTACCGGGCTATTAAGGACATTGACCAGACGGTGGAAGTAGAAACTCATGTGCCTGATATATTCTTTGCTCCATATACTGATGTGATTCGTACCAACGATATTTGGTTAGACGACCGTTACGATTGGCCATGCAGGGTGGAGACACATTATGAGGTAGCATTCAAATCTGCACCGTCAAAACTCATTAACTTGGATCATATCGGAGGCAATGACTCGGGGGTGATAACGGAGGAAAAATACCTGAAGCACCTGGCCATGTATGAAGGGAAGAGGGGTTACCCATTGGTATCCATCCTTCCGCATCATATAAGTCAAAAATGTGCGGATAGGACGGGGGATTATTTATGGCAATATGCCCATGGGAAAAAACTGGTTACTTCTGATTTCTATTTGGATGAAAGAAAATAGGTAGACTTATGAAAACGTTGAAATTGATTGTGGGATTATTGGGGATTTATCTACTCCCAGCTCTTGCAAGCGGACAGGAATATACTTCCCCGCCTAATGTGATCCTTATCGTCTCAGACGACCACGGAAAGGATGCACTGGGGGCTTATGGTAATTCCGTGGTAAAAACCCCGGCATTGGACCATCTGGCCGCAGAGGGAGTGAAATATACAAATGCCTACTGCACTAGTGCCAGTTGTGCAGCCAGTAGATCCGTGATCCTTACGGGGATGTACGGTCACGCTACTGGTTCATATGGGCATACGCATGATTATCATCACTTCAGTACCTATGATTCGGTAAGGTCATTACCGGTGATTTTGCGAGATCATGGTTACAGAACAGCAAGAGTGGGAAAATATCATTTGGCCCCAGAGCAGGTATATGACTTTGACGTAGTGCTGGATGCCGATGAGAGGAGCACAGTGGAAATGGCCGAACAGAGCAAGGAGATTATAGAAGGTGAAGCTCCCTTTTTTCTTTATTTCTGCCCGGGTGATCCCCATCGTGGTAGTCCGTTTAAACCAGAAAAATGGGATGATCCCAATAGCTTTGGAAATAGACCCGAAGGGTACCCCGGCGTTGAACCTATAGCCTATCAGCCGGAGAGGGTAAAGGTTCCGGATTTTTTGCCCGATACTAAAATAGTCAGGGAGGAATTGGCCGAGTATTATAAGAGCGTATCCCGTATGGACCAAGGAATCGGTAAGTTGATGGAATATCTAGAACAGTCTGGAAAAAAACAACAGACCATCGTCATTTATATTTCAGATAATGGGATCGCTTTTCCAGGTGCCAAGACCACATTATACCAAGCAGGGATACAGCTTCCGTGCATTGTGTATGCACCAGGTGTTTCAAAAAAGGAAACTACCAGCCGTTCTCCTATTTCGTGGGTCGATCTATGTCCTACCATATTGGATTTAGTGGGGATTTCCGTTGAGGAAGACCAGTTTCATGGCCGGTCATTTAAACAGACGATTAGTGATCCTCAGAAGTATATTGAAAAAAGTGTGTATGCCTCTCATACATTTCACGAAATCACTATGTACTATCCCATGAGATCAGTGATAGAAGGAGATATGAAACTTATATGGAACATTGCCTATCAACTGCCTTATCCCTTTGCCTCTGACCTATGGTGGTCTTCCAGTTGGCAGGAGGCCGAAAGGGGGAGTCAAATGACTTTTGGCCCTAGGCTTAGGGATAAATATATCCATAGGGATGAATTTGAACTCTATGATCTTAGCACAGACCCCTTGGAATTAAATAATCTGGTGGATAAAGTAGGGTATCATGAAATACTCAAACAGCTGAAAAATAACATCAAGACTTTTCAATCACAGACAAGGGACCCTTGGATGATAATGTGGGATCACGGTACCGCTATTCAAGGTAGCGGGGTAGGGCTATGAATTCACTATCAAGAAAAGTCAAGGTGGTTAATTGTTATGTACTATTAGGAACATAAAATAAACGTGGAGAAACACCCTAAGGCCTTTGATTGTAGAACTTTGGTCTATTAAACTCAAAATAATAGTAAAATGATCAAGAAAATACAGCCTCTTCTAGTGGCCTTGTTTATGGTGGCCTTATCAGTAAATGGCCAGCAAGACAAAACTCCCAAAAAACCCAACATCATTTATATCCTTGCAGACGATTTGGGTTATGGGGATTTAGGGTGTTATGGACAAGACAAGATACTCACTCCCAACTTGGATGACATGGCGGCATCAGGAGTCAAGTTTACCCAACATTATGCTGGACAAAC
Coding sequences within it:
- a CDS encoding alpha-galactosidase: MNSRRNFIKSAGLSSLLLGTNTGLSLGNTVGKKVSGSGSVPGQAISVREFMVEGPLFCPYHSVGAGVPKGGCQQYYHDRPFVHNPFTLPASGMSGSPVIMDVTGRFFGFKNTVGFQASEFEFDGRNTLKVHIPAGQELFVDESGNSDLAWKAYNKEMMERLSFRSPAFIPGFWKDLEYCTWVEQKYLAQERKGQFRNLNADFVKNYLKKVRELGYPTGKFTLDHGWARFPDGDVDSGFGSWQPDKTLFPDFERIIDHIASAGFTPGIWVGFPKIQMNSTAAKIYPNLLGNWGAESSSYDPSEVRYLNPYANIYDYAHEVFAPLIKTGIRKLKIDMSYNTKSDMLLIHREMYRAIKDIDQTVEVETHVPDIFFAPYTDVIRTNDIWLDDRYDWPCRVETHYEVAFKSAPSKLINLDHIGGNDSGVITEEKYLKHLAMYEGKRGYPLVSILPHHISQKCADRTGDYLWQYAHGKKLVTSDFYLDERK
- a CDS encoding sulfatase — protein: MLKVSFLRLGVVFAFLCLGCAKSKPVKKPNIIFILVDDLGYGDVGFNGSKYYETPNIDRLAGEGLIFDQSYMYPTCSPSRTAIFTGKQSFRTGVYTVPVLEKGTAQENIFSRWTVGKEHEIYAEVLAQQGYKSIHLGKWHIVGPYPEAELRMDWPIQHKLTQPDPGDFSWLEAHRKPFVQQFYPTGRGFLKNVGGTFRGDPALEKGGYHSYTGGYRAPFSNPFIAPKPDDEWLTDRLTDDAVAFMKENRSAPFFVNLHYYTVHRPIKSRNEKLFKYYMDKNGDPVTGQGMGKRKETMAAYATMISSLDENVGRLVDFLDEHGLRENTLIVFSSDNGYNGGQSSNHHLRGAKGEIYEGGIKVPTFFNWPGEVRPARTDRLLHAVDYFPTFLDLAGVPLNEKIDGKSVKPLFRSDTYESSEEALYWHLASQYKHGTCSAIRKGDYKLIQFLKDGEVELYDLANDPLETENVADQMHGKRQELVDELVEWRKSNKVPLPPNSTLEY
- a CDS encoding sulfatase family protein — encoded protein: MKTLKLIVGLLGIYLLPALASGQEYTSPPNVILIVSDDHGKDALGAYGNSVVKTPALDHLAAEGVKYTNAYCTSASCAASRSVILTGMYGHATGSYGHTHDYHHFSTYDSVRSLPVILRDHGYRTARVGKYHLAPEQVYDFDVVLDADERSTVEMAEQSKEIIEGEAPFFLYFCPGDPHRGSPFKPEKWDDPNSFGNRPEGYPGVEPIAYQPERVKVPDFLPDTKIVREELAEYYKSVSRMDQGIGKLMEYLEQSGKKQQTIVIYISDNGIAFPGAKTTLYQAGIQLPCIVYAPGVSKKETTSRSPISWVDLCPTILDLVGISVEEDQFHGRSFKQTISDPQKYIEKSVYASHTFHEITMYYPMRSVIEGDMKLIWNIAYQLPYPFASDLWWSSSWQEAERGSQMTFGPRLRDKYIHRDEFELYDLSTDPLELNNLVDKVGYHEILKQLKNNIKTFQSQTRDPWMIMWDHGTAIQGSGVGL
- a CDS encoding DUF5018-related domain-containing protein, whose amino-acid sequence is MNRFIKNISICCTSVLLLSACLQSGLEELPAFEEADITNFRFEYRWINEEGNYPQLNVQGLETLTEVDATSGTVTCVVKVPNASQDFPESIRSQVALSELVGFADISNASTIQPTDGAPVLGQLADFSQGPYEYEITAANGNKKVWILEIAGFEK